CGAGAACGGCGTGGTCAGCGACGAGTTGCACGTCCCCATCGGCAAGCCGGTGGTGCTGCGCATGACCTCCGAGGATGTCATCCATTCCTTCTACATGCCCGACTATCGGGTGAAGGAAGACGTGATGCCGGGCCGCACGACCTATGTCTGGTTCCTGCCACGCTCCACCGAGGAAGTGGTGGCATTGCGCGACATCAAAACCACGCCGAATATCGAAGATATGTCGGACGAGGAAAAGATGGTCAATATCGTCTGTACCGAATACTGCGGCATCTCCCATTCGGAGATGAACGGCGAGGTGCTGGCCGAATCCTTTGAGGAATTCCAGAAGTGGCTTGAGGAAGAGAAAGCCTCGGCCATGCTGGAATCCCAAACCAACAATAGCTAACGGAGGACGCTGAACATGTCCGCTTCACATTCCGCGGCCGCCGAAGGCGGTCTGGGTGGGGTCTTCAAAGAATGGCTCTTTACCACTGATCACAAGCGCATTGGCGTATTGTACCTGGTCGGCTCTTTTGCCGCCTTTGCCGTGGCCGGGTTCTCGGCCATGGTGCTGCGCCTGGAACAGCATTCCATCGGTGCTCAGGTGATCGAAACCGGCATGGATTATAACCATGCTCTGTATTTCCACGGCACGGCGATGATCCTGGCCTTCCTGATCCCGGGATTGACCGGCTTTTTCGCCAACTATTTCCTGCCGTTGATGATCGGCGCTAACGACGTGGCCTTTCCGCGGGTCAACGCCCTGTCGGTGTGGCTGTTTTATGCCGCCATCGTGTTGGCGCTGCTGACCTACGTCGTGCCCGACGGCCCGGACGTCATGTGGACCGGTTATCCGCCCTACTCGGTGACCACGGAATCCAACACCGCCTTCTATGTGTTCGCGGTCCATCTGTTGGGCTTCTCGTCCATCTTGGGCGCGGTGAACTTCCTGGTGACCGTGATCTTCCTCCGCGCACCGGGCATGGGTTGGAACCAACTCAACATCTTCACCTGGACCACGGTGGCTGCCTTTGTCATGCAGCTGGTATTCATTCCGGTGCTGGCCGCCGCGGTGACCATGGTGCTGTTCGACAAGTACCTGGGCACCCACTTCTTCGACCCAGCAGCGGGCGGTGACGTACTGCTCTATCAGAACCTGTTCTGGTTCTACTCCCATCCGGCGGTGTACGTGATCCTGCTGCCGGCCGTTGGGATCCTGTTCGAGATCCTGGCGACCATGGGCAAGAACCGGGTGTTCAACTACAAGGTCTGTGTCTATGGCGGCATCTGGGGCATCGTCTTGATCTCCGGCGAGGTTTGGGTTCACCACCTCTATGTGGCGGGTATGCCGGACTGGCTGCGCATTGGCATGATGGTCAGCACCCTGCTGATCTCGGTGCCGGTAGGCCTGTTGCTGATGTCTCTTTGGGGCACTCTGTACAAGGCGGCCATCACCTTCAACGTCGCCATGTGGTATGCGGCGGCCTGTCTGTTCCTGCTGCTGGTGGGCGGCCTGACCGGTATTCCGCTGGCCCTGCCGGTGATTACCGTGAACCTGTCGGAAACCAGCTTCGTGCACGCCCACTTCCACTTCGTGATGGCCTTGTTCTCGACCTTTGCCATCATCGGCGGCGTCTACTACTGGTTCCCGAAGATGACCGGGCGCATTGCCGACGGCAAATATGCCATGGTGGGCTTTTGGCTCAATACCATCGGGGTGAACGTTACCTTCTGGCCGTTGTTCATCATCGGCATGGAAGGCATGCCTCGTCGCTATTGGGACTACGCCATGTTCCCGCAGTTCGAGCCCTATCACAATGTCGCCACCTACGGCGCATTGATGATCGGTGCGGGCATGCTGATCACCCTGACCAACTGGATCCGGGCGGCCTTTGCCGGGCCGATCTCACCCGCGAACCCCTGGAACTCCCAGTCCCTGGAATGGACCCATTGTCCGAACCCGCCGGGACCGGGTAACTTCCCGGAAAATGTGGTCCTGGATTCAGAGTGGGGCCCCTACGAATACGACAAGCGCTGATCCTTGCGGATCACCAATGAACAAGGGAGGCCGTGACGGCCTCCCTTTTTTTGGTTATAGAAAGACCCATGATGAACAACGATTCCAACAAACCCCGCGTGCCGAGCGCGGCAAAATGGTGGGCGGCGGGCGGCCTGATCCTTGTCGCGGTGCTGCTTTATGCCAGCATCATGTACAAGATCGCCCACTACGGTCCTTGATCCAATCATGACCACGGCAACCCTCCTTCCCCATGTGAATGCCGGGCTGAATGCCCTCAGCACCCTGCTGTTGATCACCGGCTTTTTCCTGATCAAGACGGGACGCCAGGAGACCCACAAGAAGGTGATGATTGGTGCGCTGACCGTGTCGGCGATCTTTCTCGCCAGCTACCTGATTTATCACTTCACCGCGCCGATCTTCGTATTCCGCGGCGAAGGCTGGATCCGCCCTGTCTACTACGGGATGCTGATCAGCCATGTGGTGCTCTCGGCGCTGGTGGTGCCGATGATTGCCATGCTGGTCTGGAACGCCCTCAAGGGCCGCTTTGACCGGCACAGGAAATGGGCCCGTTGGACCTTTCCCACCTGGATCTATGTCTGCGTCACAGGCGTGCTTATTTACGCCATGCTCTATCACCTGTATCCGAGCAACGCATGACCGCCGGTCGCGAGACCCGGTCCTGGGCGCTGATTGCCGTCGCCACCCTCGGGCTGGCCGGGCTTTTGGCGTTGCTCTTGGTGCTGTCGCGGGTTCCCTATGCGGACCAAGTCCTGCCCTGGGATCTGGAGACCTTCTTCTATCGGGCCCTAATCACCCATGTGGTGTTTTCCACCGTCGCCTGGTTCCTGTCTCTGCTTGCGCTGTTGTCGGCGGAACAGATCCCGGATTCATCGGGCAGCTTGCCCCGCCGCGCCGGACCGGCACTGGCTGTTGTCGGTAGCCTGTTGCTGCTGGCCCCCGCCTTGTTGGACCTGGGCGAGGCCTCGATCAATGACTACGTGCCGTTGGTGGATCATCCCCTGTTTCTGGCTGGTTTGGGGTTGTTCGTGGCCGGGGTCGCCGTGCCGGTGATTCGATTGTTCCTGCAACCCCGCATTCTGCGCAGGCCGCAAGGGACCGGACTGGCGGCCCTGGGCCTGATTTTCCTGCTCGCATTGGTGACTACCGCTATTGTCTTTGTCCGCCTGCATCGGGGCATGGACGAAGCCATGGGCCAGGCCCTGTATCGGGATCGGCTGTTCTGGGGCGGCGGGCATCTGTTGCAGGTGGTCAATACCGGGCTGCTGCTGTTGGCCTGGGACCGGCTATGCCAGGGTACCACGGGGCAACCGCCCCTGGGCCCCCTCAGCTTCAAGAGCGTCTTTCTCGTCTTGTTGGCCGTTTCCCTTGCCGGGCCGATTTATGCGCTGGTCTTCGACCCGTTGGGATTGGCCTACAAGGAAGCCTTCACGAATCTGCTTTGGACCGGCTTGGTGCTACCGCCCTCGGTGGTCCTGATCGGCCTGCTGGTCCGCCTGAAACAGTCAGCCGCCTGGCAAGGAGCACCGGAAGGGCCGGGGCTGGCCCTGTCGCTGGTCTTGTTTGCCGTTGGCGGATTGCTGGGTTATGCCCTGGGTGTCGCCGATACCCGCACCCCGGCCCATTACCACGCGGTGATCGGCGCGGTGAATTTGGCCTTCATGGTTTGGTTCCTGGTCGGTCTGCCGCCGTTGCTCAACCGACCGGCGCCGCGCCGCAAGAGTGTCCGGGCCATGGGCTGGCTCTATGGGATCGGTCAATTGGTTCATGCCCTGGGGTTATTCGCCGCCGGGTCCACCGGCGTGCCACGCAAGACTGCCGGAATGGAACAGGGCCTCGATACCATCGCCAAGAAGGTTTCCATGGGCGTCGCCGGTGTCGGTGGACTGCTGGCGGTGATCGGCGGGATTCTGTTCATCTGGCTGGCCGCCAAAATGCTGCTCAAGCGGGATCCAAGCCCATGACCCGCCGCTTGGATAAAAGTGTTGCCACCCTAATGGTGGTCATGACCCTGGCCCTGTTCGGGCTGTCCCAGCCGGGCCTGTGGTCACTGCCCGACAGCCCCCCCATTCCCGCCATGGACGCCGTGGCCGCCTTCATCGACCTAAGGACGGCCCAGGAAGCGGCCCACAAGACCGGCGAAACCGACGACGGCATCGCCATCGTCCGTCCCCCTGCCGGAGATGTGTATCTCCAGGCCGAGCGTTTCCGCTTCCTGCCGAAACTGGAATTGGAGCAAGGCCAGACTTACACCCTGCACGTCATGAGCGCCGATGTCCCCCACGGCTTGACCCTGCCCGATCTGGGCATCGCGGAACTACTCATTCCCGGTGTGCCGGTCACCGTCACGGTGACTCCCGGCGATGGTAACCGTCTCGCTATCCGTTGTAGTGAGTATTGCGGTCTGGACCATTCCCGCATGGAAAGCTGGATCAGAATCCTCCCGCCCCGGGGCAAATAAGATAAATCGAATGTAAAACTCTTGAGTATTCACCAGTTTTGGGGCATTATTCCGGACAAAATACACACAGGGAGTATGGGAAATGACGTTTCGGGGATACCTGGAGCTCTGCAAGCCGCGCATTGCCTTCATGATCGCGTTGACCGCGGTCACCGGCTATGCCGCTGTCGCACCCACCGTCGATCCCATGCAGGCCCTACCGCTGTTCCTGGCCATGGTACTGGGCTCTTCGGGCGGTGCCGTGTTCAATCATTTTTGGGACCGGGACCTGGACAGCCAGATGGCCCGGACCGCCAATCGTCCGCTGGTCAATGGCGCCATGGCCGATCCGCGCCATGCCTTGTGGTTTGCCGCGATTCTCGTGACCGCCGGATGCGCC
The sequence above is drawn from the Magnetospira sp. QH-2 genome and encodes:
- a CDS encoding cbb3-type cytochrome c oxidase subunit I produces the protein MSASHSAAAEGGLGGVFKEWLFTTDHKRIGVLYLVGSFAAFAVAGFSAMVLRLEQHSIGAQVIETGMDYNHALYFHGTAMILAFLIPGLTGFFANYFLPLMIGANDVAFPRVNALSVWLFYAAIVLALLTYVVPDGPDVMWTGYPPYSVTTESNTAFYVFAVHLLGFSSILGAVNFLVTVIFLRAPGMGWNQLNIFTWTTVAAFVMQLVFIPVLAAAVTMVLFDKYLGTHFFDPAAGGDVLLYQNLFWFYSHPAVYVILLPAVGILFEILATMGKNRVFNYKVCVYGGIWGIVLISGEVWVHHLYVAGMPDWLRIGMMVSTLLISVPVGLLLMSLWGTLYKAAITFNVAMWYAAACLFLLLVGGLTGIPLALPVITVNLSETSFVHAHFHFVMALFSTFAIIGGVYYWFPKMTGRIADGKYAMVGFWLNTIGVNVTFWPLFIIGMEGMPRRYWDYAMFPQFEPYHNVATYGALMIGAGMLITLTNWIRAAFAGPISPANPWNSQSLEWTHCPNPPGPGNFPENVVLDSEWGPYEYDKR
- a CDS encoding DUF420 domain-containing protein, yielding MTTATLLPHVNAGLNALSTLLLITGFFLIKTGRQETHKKVMIGALTVSAIFLASYLIYHFTAPIFVFRGEGWIRPVYYGMLISHVVLSALVVPMIAMLVWNALKGRFDRHRKWARWTFPTWIYVCVTGVLIYAMLYHLYPSNA
- a CDS encoding cbb3-type cytochrome c oxidase subunit I — translated: MTAGRETRSWALIAVATLGLAGLLALLLVLSRVPYADQVLPWDLETFFYRALITHVVFSTVAWFLSLLALLSAEQIPDSSGSLPRRAGPALAVVGSLLLLAPALLDLGEASINDYVPLVDHPLFLAGLGLFVAGVAVPVIRLFLQPRILRRPQGTGLAALGLIFLLALVTTAIVFVRLHRGMDEAMGQALYRDRLFWGGGHLLQVVNTGLLLLAWDRLCQGTTGQPPLGPLSFKSVFLVLLAVSLAGPIYALVFDPLGLAYKEAFTNLLWTGLVLPPSVVLIGLLVRLKQSAAWQGAPEGPGLALSLVLFAVGGLLGYALGVADTRTPAHYHAVIGAVNLAFMVWFLVGLPPLLNRPAPRRKSVRAMGWLYGIGQLVHALGLFAAGSTGVPRKTAGMEQGLDTIAKKVSMGVAGVGGLLAVIGGILFIWLAAKMLLKRDPSP